In Trichocoleus sp., the genomic stretch TTGTCAGGCATTGTCAGAAGGTTGGGGCAACCGCAGATAGTTTGAACACAAATAGTCTCAACTATCATTATGCCCAATTCAGCAATCGCGCTTCAGGCAGCATCGCCCTTTTTCGCTTAAAGTCATTGAAGACATGCCATCCGCTCAGCAAAACCAGAAACCCAGCCGAAATGATTTCTACTCGCAGATTCTAGCCCCCTTTCATGCTTCATCCCTGCCCTCTACTCTCTGCCTCTGCTTCCCATGAGCAAAAGACTTGAAGAATTTATCGACTGGCTGCAACGAGAAAAGCGACCGATCGATCGGGCTTGGAGCATCATTTTTCTAGTGGCAGCGCTTGTCTTATTTACGTTTAATTTGAATGGGCTACCATTACGTGATTGGGATGAGGGGCTGGTCGCACAGGTGGCGCGGGAAATTTGGCAGGCTCCTTTTGACTCCTTGACCTGGCTTTATCCGACCCTCTGGGGTGAACCCTATCTCAACAAACCTCCTTTAATACACGGGTTGATTGCCTTGAGCTATGCGATCGGGGGTGTCAATGAGTGGACGGCTCGGTTTCCAGGCGCGCTGCTAACTGCCATTTCTGTGCCCTTGTTCTACAGCATGAGCCGCGAAGTTTTCTACCGTCGAACTCCTGCGGTTTTTGCCACGCTGGTTTATCTGACCTCCCTGCCTGTTTTGCGGAATGGACGGCTTGCCATGCTCGATGGCGCTCTGCTTTGCTTTGCAGTGCTGATGATGCTGTGTCTGCTGCGATCGCGGCGTGATTTGCGCTATATGCTTGGTGTGGGAATTGGGCTGGGATTGATCTGCTTAACCAAAGGCATCATGGTGGGGCTGTTGCTCGGTACGATCGCCCTGCTTTTCCTGGTTGGTGACACTCCTCGGCTCTTAAAGTCTCCTTATACCTGGATTGGGCTGCTGTTTGGTTGTGTTCCAGTTGCGCTCTGGTATGGGGCACAGTGGGTTCATTATGGACAGGTGTTTTTAACAAACAATCTGGGGACGCAATCGTTTCAACGAATTTGGGCAGATGTGGAAAATAATCACGGTGCGCCCTGGTACTATCTGCTAGAAGTCCTCAAGTACGGTGCGCCTTGGGTGCTGTTTCTGCCGTTGGGCTATCGACTGGCGTGGCAAAACCGTAATTTAAGCTGGGCGAAGCTGGCTCTTGTCTGGGGCGTCGTTTATTTTCTGGCGATTTCGCTGATGGCGACAAAGCTTCCCTGGTATGTCTTGCCGCTCTATCCGGCGCTGGCGCTGGCGATCGGAGCACAGCTTGCGGAATTCTGGGAGCAGGGCAGGCATATTGGCGTCCTGCAATCTGAGCTATCCCCCTATCCTCGAATCTGGATTAGGCTGTTTGGTTTAATAGCTCTAGTTGCCTGGAGCGGTGTGCTGTTTTTTGGGCTGCAATATTCGCCTCCCGAAACCGATCTTCAGGCAGTTATGGCAGCCGTCGCCATCACGATGATGGTTGTAGTCGTTCTGTTAATTCAGCAGAATGCTCAATTCTTGACAGTTTTAGGGTGGGGAACCTATCTCTCGCTGCTGCTATTGATGGGGTCAGACCACTGGGTTTGGGAACTGGCGGAGGCATATCCCGTGGAACCTGTTGCTGCCCTGATTCGGGGATCTGCACCTGCAAGCCAAAAAATTTATACGTCCTATCCTTACAACCGCCCCTCTCTGAATTTCTATAGCAATCGCCCTGTTTTACCTGCCGATTTGCAAAACCTGCGGCGTGTCTGGCGTCAAGCATCGAATCCCTATCTCTTGCTGGATCAAAAAAGCCTTGAGGCGTTGCCACTGAAACGGCAGAAAATTGTGGGGCGGGCAGAGGGCTGGGTACTGGTTACAAAAATCAAGTAAAAATGAACCGCAGTTCAGCGGCTCGATCTGCGTCTGGAGCGATCGGCTTCCCAATCTAAGCAAACTTCCCCTGTCGCACCGTAAGGATGCATCGCACAAACAAACAGATTGCCGCTATAAACTCGCCCATGATAATGAGTACAGCCCCGACAAGCGATCGGCATCGTTGGCTTTGGGTTCGATCGCTGCTGATTCATCCGGCGCAAGTTCTCTAAATACGCCTCTGCATGGGCAATCCGGGCTTTCCGCTGCTGTCGTTCCCGTAGAATAATGCGCGTTACGATAAATCCAAACAGTCCAGATCCGACAACTGCCCCCACGACTTGAACCACCACATTATTGACTTGGGCTGCGGCACAAATAATTAAACCTGCCCCGATCGCACTTAGCAAAATCTTCCCTAGCATTGCCACTACAGGGGGAACACAAGATCTCTACTATGCTAGACCAGAAACTTAAGTGTGCCATCGGAATCAGATGAGTAGGAGTTAAGAATTAGGGGAGTAGAGGTCAGGCAGGAGATCCCTCCACGTCGCTTCATCCCTCATTCCATTCTCGAAACGGATGCTTCACTAAGTAGGCATTGAAATAGCGGGGGTCACCTGTCACTTCCTGCCCTGCCCAGTCGGGGATTCGGACGGGATGGTCGGCTTGGGGAAGTTCAACTTCTGCCATAATCAAGCCCTGATTTTCGCCGCTAAACTCATCCACTTCCCAAACGAGATCATCGATCGGGATGCGATGCCGGACTTTTTCAATCAGGGGTCGATCGCACAGAGTATCTAGCATTTCTGTGGCATCTGTAACGGGAATGCTGTACTCATATTCAGCCCTGCCGATGCCGATCGCGCTGCCCTTAATCGTGATAAAGGCTTTGTCCCCGGCAATCCGGATTCGCACTGTTCTTTCCTGACTCGCTAAAATATAGCCCTGACGGTACACTGTTCCCAGGACAGAGTTGCCAAGTTCGTCTACGCGCCAACGGTCACTTTGTACTAAAAACTTTCGCTCAATTTCTAAGCCCATTGTCCTCCGTCTGGTGATGTTTTGTCGCATCCCACATTGCTTCAGGAATGCTGCTCTCTGAACCCACCACTACGTTAACGGACTATGCGATTGCGCTGGAAACAATTGGCTTTGCAGTTGCCTTAGTCAAAACAAATCATTGCAAACGGCAACAAGCGATCACATTTTGGGGACTTGCCTTTGTGTTTGTTGCGGTTGCCGCAATCCTGGGTGGAACCTGTCATGGCTTCGCGAATGTCTTAGGGTACGATCGCAGCGAAATCCTTTGGCACTTAATGAGCTATGCCCTGGGCTTTTCCAGCTTTTTCATGCTGCTGGCATCGGTGATCAGTACATTACCGCGATCGGTTCGGCTCGGTATTCTGGGTGGTATTGGGCTAAAGTCGATCCTTTACTTTCACGTCATCGAATTTCAGGACGATTTCACCTATGTTGTCATCGATTATCTTTCCGCGATGGCAGTGGTCTTGATCCTGCAACTCCGTCAACTCATCACCCAGCCCAGCAGCGCCACCTGGATTATCATCGGTGTTGTTGTCTCAGGGCTTGCCGCTACCATTCACGCCAGCCGAGTCACGATCGCTCCTCAATTCAACCACAATGATATTTACCATTTGATCCAAATGATGGCGCTGTACTGTTTTTATAAAGGTGCAACTTTGCTCAAAGATCAGTAAGCTCAAAGATCAATAGGCTCGAAGATCAGCAGGTGTTGAGGGTCAGGGGTTAGAGGTTAGAAATGACATTCTTTGCATCTCCTTGATTACCAATTACCAACGCCAAAACCAGAACGCGAGTCTTTACAATAGAATGATGGACTCAAAGCAATATCGCTGCTGAAGATTAACGCCTTATGTTTGAAGCCTTATCCGATCGCCTGGAATCTGCCTGGAAGAAGCTGCGGGGACAGGACAAAATCTCTGAATCGAATATTCAGGAGGCATTGCGAGAAGTCAGACGCGCCTTACTGGAAGCAGATGTCAACCTCCAGGTGGTGAAAGATTTCGTTGCAGATGTCCAGACGAAGGCACTGGGCGCAGAAGTGGTTGCGGGAGTGCGACCCGATCAACAGTTCATCAAGATTGTTTATGACGAGCTGGCTGACATTATGGGGGAAACGAACGTCCCCCTGGCAGAAGTTGAGCCTGCTCCAACGATCGTTTTGATGGCAGGTCTCCAGGGAACGGGTAAAACCACCGCATCGGCAAAGCTGGCTCTACACCTCCGCAAACAAGACCGGACTGCGCTGCTGGTGGCAACTGACGTGTATCGTCCGGCGGCGATCGATCAATTAATCACCCTGGGTAAGCAAATTAATGTCCCGGTCTTTGAGCTGGGTAAGGATGCCAACCCGGTAGAGATTGCGCGCCAGGGGATCGAAAAAGCCAAAGCCGATGGTATCAACACGGTCATTATTGATACAGCAGGTCGTCTGCAAATTGATGAGTCGATGATGGCGGAACTGGCGCAGATCAAGGAAACTGTGCAGCCGCATGAAGTCTTGCTGGTAGTGGACGCAATGACCGGGCAAGAAGCCGCCAATTTGGTGCGGACATTCCATGACCAGATTGGCATCACGGGCGCAATCTTGACCAAAATGGACGGTGATACCCGTGGGGGAGCGGCTCTTTCGGTTCGTCGGATCTCTGGACAGCCGATCAAGTTTATTGGGGTGGGCGAAAAAGTTGAAGCACTACAGCCCTTTTACCCCGATCGAATGGCACAGCGCATCCTGGGGATGGGAGATGTGCTGACGCTGGTGGAAAAAGCGCAGGAAGAAGTTGATCTGGCAGAAGCCGAAAAACTTCAGGAAAAAATTCTTACTGCCAAGTTTGACTTCACCGACTTCCTCAAGCAGACCCGCCTGATGAAGAACATGGGGTCGCTGGCAGGTATCGTCAAGCTGATTCCGGGAATGGGGAATAAGCTCTCGGATGAACAATTGCGTCAGGGTGAAGAACAACTCAAGCGCGTGGAGGCAATGATTAACTCCATGACGGTTGCCGAGCGACGTGATCCGGATCTGCTGGCAGGTTCTCCCAGCCGCCGCCGCCGTATCGCTCAAGGGGCTGGCTATAAGCTGGAAGATGTCAGCAAACTGGTGGCTGATTTTCAGAAGATGCGAACCCTGATGCAACAGATGGGACAGGGCAACTTCCCCGGAATGGGCGGGATGGGTATGCCTGGAATGGGAGATATGTTTGGCGGTGGTGCACCTGCGGGAATGGGCAGAACTCCTCCGGGATGGCGCGGCTACCAAACTCAAAATCCGGGTAAAAAGAAGAAAAAAGAGAAGAAAAAGAAGGGATTTGGCTCTCTATAAACTGCCGCTAAATTCCTGAATAGGGTAGCGACATCTCATGATAGGCTCGTAGTTAAAGAGCTAATATTACCAGGTTGCTCGGCTCTTCTATACTTGGCAAGCCTGTCTACATAAAACTGGATTAAGGAAAAACTCAGGAGCGATCGGACTATGGGGTTCATTGGCAAGCTGATTGGTGGAATCTTCGCTTTCTTAGGCGGTATCTTTAAGACGATCGGTGGCGTATTTGGAATCGGTAAATCGAACTATTACATGGAGGCAGCTCCATCACCTCAAGCTGAATCTGCTGTGGTCAAAGTTGAGCCTCCCAAACCAGAAAAAACTGAAGCGGTGAAGCCTGCTCCTGCTGCAGCAGTGAAAAAGGCAACAGCATCGGCACCCTCTGAAGTGACAACTAATGGTTCTTCCCCGGCAAAGGCTGCGAAGCCCAAGGCAGAAAAACCAAAGGCGGCAAAAACCGAGGAAGCTCCTGCAAAACCTCGTGAAGTTGCACCTGCGCCTCAAGCAACTGTAAACTTTGCCACAAACTACTTTCTGTCCGGCAACCAAAACGGTCGTCGTCGTCCGGGTCCTAGCCTCGATTACTTCCGCGACATGGCGAAGCAAGTCAAAAGCTAGTATTGGTTGGTTAGCTATCCATGTAAACGAGGTCGCCCTGCTTGAGGGGCGATTTTTTTTTACAGTTCTGCTAAGCCAGATTCGCCAGAATGTGATACCAACTGAAAGAGAGTGACAAATAGCTGCTTAAAGCCTGCGGTACGAAAGCTTCCGGCAATCCAAAATCGCAAATCTAAAATCCAAAATGATTTGGTATCACCAACTGTCTCTTAACCCTGTCCTCGCCACCAATCGATCGTTCTATAACTGCAAGTTTTACGATTCCTTAAACAAAAAACTCCCGATCGCATCAGGGAGTTCCACAAATTCTATAAAAAAGTAATTGATCTTAACTGGAATTAGTCGATCGCAATTTCGCGAATCGTATCTCCGCTTTGAGGTGAAGGTTGGTCGGTTGCCTCAGTTTTATTCCTTCTAAACCATTGATCTGCCTGACTTTTTGCCTGTGCCTGGATATCTGGCGTAATGCAAACAGCAATTGCCCCTAAAGCGGCAGCGATCGTGCCTAAATCATCGGCATAACCTGTGAGCGGAATAAAATCGGGTACAGCATCTACAGGCAGAATAAAATAAGCGAGTGCAGAATAAATCACCATTTTTGCCCAAACTGGAGTTTCGGGTCGCTGCGATGCATAAAACAGCGTCAGGGCTTTTTCCACCACTTCTCGTCCGGCATAACCCGCAAAGCTGCTAATTTTGTCCCAAAAGTTCTGCGCTGAAAACTGTCCCGTTCCGTCTGCCATAGTAAGCTTGTCCTCACAGATTGTTTTTCAAATCTAGCGCGTGGATGAGCGATCGGGGTTGACTTACCGCACCTGAGAGAGTACGGATTTAACGCTATGCCTGATTGCCAAAATCACGAATCTTCAATAACGAGATGTTCTACCATGTTGGGATTTTGGACAAAAGTTGATGCGCGGCTAATCTCCATTGCCACGATTCTGTCTTCTGCGTCGTAGTCAATTTTGATGTGGGGTAACTCCTCGTTATAGTCTTCAACTGGAACATCTTTAAAGACAATTCGCATGACATCCGTTGCGTTGTTATAGATAACTTTCATCGAAATTAAGTTTGATTGAAGGGATTGGAGGTCGATCGGGTCAGCATCATCATATAGCAGGTGACAGGTGATAGGGAGTTCGTACAGGGATAGCAGAGATAGGGGACAGGGAGTAAGCTAAGCTGCCTGGAATATTCAGGTGCTAGAGGCGGGGTTCCAGGTGCCGTGAAATCCGAGTGGAATGACCATAGGTAGCGCCAGCCGACAAACGGGGGCATCATCCAGGCGATCGGCGTCAAAGATCCAAACTTCACTCTGGTTTTGGTTGCCGTCATAAACAACCGTTAGTATCCAACCCTGATTTGGGTCGATCGCATCTACGGCATAAAGTGGCTCACTGGGATAGCATCCTTCACCGAGGTTGGCTTCGGTCAGATTGGCTGTTTGGGAGTCGAAGCGGGCGATCGTGCCGTACAGATCTCCAGCAATATGGGCATTCTGACAGTGCATCGACAGGTAGGTATAGCGAGAAGGCTGTCCGGTTTCTCTGGGATCTACGATCGGGAACTCACAGCCACGCTGCAAAACTTCCTGCATCTCAATCACTTTCTGCCCTTTTGGATCAAGACGAAGCTGCCATAGGGTGCTCTCAGCAGCAGTTTGGGTTTGTCCAGAGGCAACTTCTTTTAAGCGCTGGTTGGTCTGAAAATCCTTGTAACGGACTATTTCAATCACCACTGAGCCATCCCCCAATTCATAGGCATTGCCAAAGTGCCACTGAAACCAGGGATCGATCGCAAAACGGCTGACCAGTTCCAAACTATTCCGATTGATCACAATGATTTCGGTTCCTTGCTCAGGCTGCCACTGCAACGCCTCGCTGAAGCTCTGAAGCTGTGTCAGGAGGGGGAGGGCATTTAACCGGACAGGCGGCACGCAAAAAATGAGATATTGACCCGCCAAAGCAAAATCGTGAATCAGCGGCAGACCCTTAAGTGGAACGGTGCCCTGCTGCTGAATTTTGCCAGTTCGATCGCTGCGATAAATATGAAGCGTTCCGGCTGCACCAAAGCTAACCCCAAAGTTAAAAATTTGACCTGTTTTCGGATCGCATTTGGGATGAGCCGAATAGGTCAAGCCTTGCAAGCCTTCCAGATCATCTAGCCCGATCGTCTCTAAAGTTTCCAGGTTTAATGCGTGAGGTTGTCCGCCTTCCCAAAGGGCGAGTAGCTTGTCTGGTAATGCCAGCACCGAAGTATTTGCCGCGTTTTTGACTCCTTTGCCAAATCGCTGCCACCATGCGCCCGGAGCCGTCATGCCATAGTTTGCCAGAAGATACTTTCCAGCTTGCTGCTCCTGCTGATAGCCTGCCGTTTGCACATAGCGATAAACGCCCGTTGCACCTCGATCGCTGAAATGAACGCCCAGAATTGCCCCATCGCCATCAAACCAGTGCCCCACAGGTTGCCCGCCACGTTCTAACCGAGCCGGACCATTGCGGTACAACGAGCCTCTTAGCCCAACCGGAATTGCACCCGATCGCACTTTTAGCAAAACCGGATCAAATTCTTGACCTGGCTGTAAGACCGCTTGTGACCATTTGGGCTGCTGCCGCGATCGTATCGTGACCATTAGCGCTTTCTCCCTGAACATCCGGGTTGACCTGCTGATCAGTATAGCGATCGGGCTTTTTGAGTGCAGGCATCACACCACTCGAAAGAAAAGCCGATCGCTTATCACCGACGTTCAGGCGAATGGTGGGCTTTACGATTTGGAGTGATTCATTAAGGTCCAACGGGTTTTGGTTGCCCCCCACCCTGCAAGGTGTCTTTTGCAGAAACACCATCAGCTTGAGAGCCAAAGTGCCATAGCACTGCTGCTGCCTCGGCTCGGCTCACGGGCTTTTTCGGCTGAAATAGCGTGGTATAAGCAAAGGCACGACGAATATTTGCCTGATCGCCATTCTGATAGTCTGCCAGGACAGCGCGTAATGCTTGTGGCTCAATGCGGGCAGCATCCTGAAAGCCCCAGGTTTTCTCGACGGCATCGATCGAGGCATTTGGCAAAGCACTGCGCAAATCGACTGGAACTTTCCAAAGAATCAAATCTTCTCGCGTCAGCGGCGCATCTGGGCGAAAGGTGACGATCGTGCTTGCGCCTGAGAGAGGGCTGGGAATCAGCCCGGCATTTGCGAGTCCTTGAATTGCGCCAAAGTCAGGATCACTAGGCTTGATGTCTTGAAAGGCAGGCTGATCGGAACTACTGCCCAACCGAATCTGACGGGCAGGCTGGTTTGCAAAAATCAAATTATTTGCCGTGACCAACCATTGCGCATACTCGCGGCGCGTAATTTGCTGGTTTGGCTTAAACTCGTTCGGATTGCTCGACTTCCTGCCGTCCGATCGAATTGGCAAAGCTCCCAGTTGCGCTAAATCTGTGATGTACGATCGCAGGGCTGCCGGAGCTTGATTGACATCGCTAAAGTTTGTTGGGGTTCCGGCAATTTGGGCAGGGCTACCAGAAGGGCTGGGTGATTGAGTGACGCTATTTCCTGGCAGCACAGGTCCAACAAACTCCGAATCTCCGGGGTTCGGTGTGCTGCTCGATCCATTCGCTTGAGGTGATGCAGCAGTTGTGCTGTCGCTAAGCTGATAGGCGATCGTAAATTCAGTTGGGGTTGTCCCGCTTGTCCCAGTTGTCGGGCTTGGTGCAACAATCGGAGAACGCAGCGTCACAATTGCCCGCAAACCGTCTTTTTCTGCAGCGATCGGCTGATCTGGCGTGGGGTTAGAAGCGGGCTGCAAAATTTTCCAGCCATTCTCGTTTAGCTGCGACTGATAAAATTGCCGGATCTGGTCTGCCGTGTCTGAAGTACTCCATCGCGTTAGCGTAGTCTGGTTTACGCCACCCGATGCCGATGCTGCATCTCCCGATGTCACCTCTAGCAGTTCAGCATTGGGATAACGGGGAATCTCGCTGGGAAAGTTTGCTGGAAGTTCAGCCGTACCTGTGGGCGTGGCAGAACCCTCCGCGTTTGTTTGCAGTTGCGGGTCAGCAGCGATCGATCGTTCCAGAGATTGTGCCCAAGGACTATTTGAGCAAGCGGCAAGTGGCAGTAAGCAAAAGACCGCCAAACTACTGAGAAGAACGGTACGTTTAGGAGACAAGGTTTTTTCTCCGGCAACACCACTACATCTTATACGCTAGCAGATTGGGATTTGGGGTGATGGGGAGGGTATCCGAACCTGGGAGAGTAGGGATTGGATATGAGAGATTGAGCGTCAAGTTTGAGGAAGGGTTGCGGGAGGCTCGAAGGGCTTTATAAACCTGCTTAGTGATGAATTGTGCCGTCAGGAAGGATGGTTTGGTGAAGGGTGGTGAGGGAAAGGGTGGTGTTGCTCAGGTCAGCTTGAGAGAGATTAGCGCCACTCAAGTCTGCTTTGGTCAGGTTGACGCCGCGCAGATTCGCTCCGGTGAGGTTTGCACCTTTGAGGTTGGTGCGGCTCAGGTTTGCTCCACGCAGATTAGCAGCTTGGAGACTCGCACCCGATAGATTAGCTTTGCTGAGGTTTGCCCAACTGAAGTCAGCTCGATCGCCGTTGATTTCAATCAGGGTTGTGCCAATCAGAACTGCCTGGACAAGGCGTGCTTCCGTTAACAGCGTTTTGTAGAGAGTGGCTTTCGTGAGGTAGGCGCGGTTCAGTTCAGCCTGGTAGCAATTGGCGCGGCTAAGGGTAGCACTGGTGAGATTGGACTGATTGAGGTTGATGCGGCTCAGTTCTGATCGCGTCAAGTTAGCATCGCTGAGGTCGGCGTAACGCAGAGTTGCTCCCCGCAAATCAGCTCCAATCAAGTCGGCAAGGCTAAAGTCTGCCTGAGTTCCGATCGCCTCCCGCAAGTCCGAGCCACGCAAGTTTGCGCCCTGTAAGTCTGCTCCTGTGAGCCGCACCCCAATTAAGTGAGCATCAACCAGTTCAGCTTCGCTCAAAGTTGCATGGGTCAGGGTTGCTTCAAACAGATTGGCACGACAGAGCCTCGCCCCGCGCAGATTCGCCTGTGTCAAATTTGCCTCAGCCAGATAAGCTCGTCGCAGATCGGCACTTCGCAGATCCAAACGGCTCAAATCAAATCCACGCAAATCTGCCTGCTGCAAATCCGGCTCTATCTGCGGGGTCTGCAACCGCCACTCATTCCACCCGATCGCCCCCCATTTTAGTAGCGCCAAATGCTCAAAACTTGCCATCACCTTTCTGCCCTACACCAAACACCTGCCTTATTCCTACAGCCGTTACCCTATTCATTCCTTCCGCTAAGCTGCTCTCGTCCCGCCACAGACTCGATCGCCTCTAATGCTGCCTGCGATCCGGCAAGAATATCTCGTTCTTCACCGCCTAAGTAGAGCCGTCCAAAACTCCCCACTGCTGAGACATGCAGAATGTTGATCAGGGCAGCTTTTTCGGCTTCATTAGCAGCCAGTGCTGCATAAGCAGCGGGTTCAACCTCTAACACATAGAGCGTTTGCCCTGCCAGGATCATGTTACCTTTTCGCGTGCGGTTGATCAGTTGCGTGTGGTGGGCGTCGATATTGCGAATGATTTGGCTGGAAATGATGCGAGGCTTGAGACAATCCCTACGATTAGCACCGATCGACTCTAAAATGGCACGTCCAGCGGCGAGAGTATCGCTTTGCTTGCTGGCATGGATTTCGAGTAGCCCATAGAGTCGTTCAATCACCAGCACACCAGGACGAACCACTGCTGACTTGAGGGCAACGTCCATTAGCCGATTGATTTCAATGCCGGGAGAAATTTCGATCCACAGAGAAGAGTCGCCTGGAAGGGGCAAAAAGCCAAGTGCCTGTGTCCCTAAATAAGCGGCGTGCTGCGGCTGAAGATTGTCCAGGTAAACGTAGCTGCGAAGATCAATACCCAAAAACGAACACCCAACGCTAAACGGCTTTGCTGTTTGGATCGGGCTTTCGCTGTCGATCGTCATGCAGCAATAAGACCTATTATCGCCGACTTGTTAACAATTGTTGAGAGAAAAGGGAGACAGGCTTTAGACTAATCAGCAGATTCTGGTGCGGCAAATCACTGATGGGATGCCCAGAGAATCACAGAATAAGGGCGGAAATTGTGAGATATCAATTTGAAGCTTGCCCTAGTAAACGTTTTGACCTGCCCCCCATGACGAACCTGCATCTGCCTTGCTCACCCTCTGCTCCACTCTCCGATCTCTCCAGCACTCCACCCAGGGTTGACTGGAAAAAACTTGCTACGCTTGGCGTTGACCCGACTGAAGCCCAATCGATCGCTCAAGTTCTGATGACGAAGCAGCTCATGGGAACCTACTGGCGCAAACTCATTCAGGCGGGTGTGCCGAAAGACGATGCCAAACGTATTGCTAGAGCCATTGCTAAATATGATGTAAGCCGTCGTCCGCCTCGCTCGTACCAGCGTTCCTTAATTCAACACTATTGTCCGTTTGTCTGTCGGTGTGGCTTATGGAGATCTGCGCTCTTGCTCAATCCATCCTAATCAGTTACGCTCAATAGTTTGCCACGGATCCCCAACTACGATATCGTGAATTTCCGATACGGTTGTCGGGTCGATCGCCATGCTGAACTCTTCAAATCTGCGGGAAGCCCTTAGCTGGGTGATTCAGGATATTTATGATCAGGGCTGGGCACAAGGGACAGGCGGTAATTTTAGTGCAGTGAGTAGCCGCACGCCGCTGACGTTGCTGATGGCTCCGAGTGGAGTCGATAAAGGCATGGTTCAGCCAAAAGATTTAATCGAAGTGAACCAGCAGGGGGAGGTAGTTCAGGGCAAGGGGCGGGCTTCCGCAGAAACGTTGCTGCATTTGGCGATCGTTCAAACCACAGGCGCCGGAGCTGTTCTGCACACCCACTCTGTCTTTAACACGCTGCTCTCAGAGCATTTTGCCCCGCAGGAGAAGCTGATTCTGACAGGTTACGAAATGTTAAAAGGGCTAGAGGGAGTCCAAACGCATGAGGCGATCGTCAAGATCCCCATTTTGCCCAACTCTCAAGACATGCAGTCTCTCAGCCAAACCATTCAACTGCTGCTCTCGGCGACCCCACTCACCTATGGTTTTCTGGTGACAGGGCATGGGTTATATACTTGGGGAGATACGTTGTTTCAGGCAAGGCGACACCTGGAAATTCTAGAATTTCTGTTTGAGTTGACCTACCGCAAATTGACGCTGCAAGCGCACTAAACCTGATCACTGAGCAAGACAATAATGGCTGTCCTGACGATTCCTCAAGAAAATCGAAAAATTACTGACCCGGCAGAAATTAAGAGCTATCTGGAAGGTATTGGCATTGGCTATGACCAGTGGCAGCCCTCCCAGCCCCTAAGCGAAGATGCGACCAGCGAAGAAATCTTGGCGGCTTATGCTCCAGAAATTGATGCCCTGAAGCAGCAGGGTGGCTATGTGACTGCTGATGTGATTGATATCAAGCCTGACACGCCCAATTTAGATGCGATGCTGGCAAAGTTCAGCCGCGAACATACTCATGCTGAAGATGAGGTGCGCTTTACGAT encodes the following:
- a CDS encoding S-layer homology domain-containing protein — protein: MSPKRTVLLSSLAVFCLLPLAACSNSPWAQSLERSIAADPQLQTNAEGSATPTGTAELPANFPSEIPRYPNAELLEVTSGDAASASGGVNQTTLTRWSTSDTADQIRQFYQSQLNENGWKILQPASNPTPDQPIAAEKDGLRAIVTLRSPIVAPSPTTGTSGTTPTEFTIAYQLSDSTTAASPQANGSSSTPNPGDSEFVGPVLPGNSVTQSPSPSGSPAQIAGTPTNFSDVNQAPAALRSYITDLAQLGALPIRSDGRKSSNPNEFKPNQQITRREYAQWLVTANNLIFANQPARQIRLGSSSDQPAFQDIKPSDPDFGAIQGLANAGLIPSPLSGASTIVTFRPDAPLTREDLILWKVPVDLRSALPNASIDAVEKTWGFQDAARIEPQALRAVLADYQNGDQANIRRAFAYTTLFQPKKPVSRAEAAAVLWHFGSQADGVSAKDTLQGGGQPKPVGP
- a CDS encoding AraC family ligand binding domain-containing protein, encoding MAVLTIPQENRKITDPAEIKSYLEGIGIGYDQWQPSQPLSEDATSEEILAAYAPEIDALKQQGGYVTADVIDIKPDTPNLDAMLAKFSREHTHAEDEVRFTIEGQGLFHINPQTSPVVGITVEPGDLLVVPQDTLHWFDLCQNRRIRAIRLFQDSTGWAPHYTDSGKEQAFMPLCFSQELAPV
- a CDS encoding pentapeptide repeat-containing protein → MASFEHLALLKWGAIGWNEWRLQTPQIEPDLQQADLRGFDLSRLDLRSADLRRAYLAEANLTQANLRGARLCRANLFEATLTHATLSEAELVDAHLIGVRLTGADLQGANLRGSDLREAIGTQADFSLADLIGADLRGATLRYADLSDANLTRSELSRINLNQSNLTSATLSRANCYQAELNRAYLTKATLYKTLLTEARLVQAVLIGTTLIEINGDRADFSWANLSKANLSGASLQAANLRGANLSRTNLKGANLTGANLRGVNLTKADLSGANLSQADLSNTTLSLTTLHQTILPDGTIHH
- the mtnB gene encoding methylthioribulose 1-phosphate dehydratase, whose product is MLNSSNLREALSWVIQDIYDQGWAQGTGGNFSAVSSRTPLTLLMAPSGVDKGMVQPKDLIEVNQQGEVVQGKGRASAETLLHLAIVQTTGAGAVLHTHSVFNTLLSEHFAPQEKLILTGYEMLKGLEGVQTHEAIVKIPILPNSQDMQSLSQTIQLLLSATPLTYGFLVTGHGLYTWGDTLFQARRHLEILEFLFELTYRKLTLQAH